GCCTCGAAGATCTGGAACGTCTGATGCCTGAATGGCAGGCCGAAATCGCCAAGATGGAAGAGATCCTGAGCGATCCCAACCTCTATGCCAAGGCGCCCAAGGCCTTCGAACAGACCACCCGGCAACTGACCCATACTCGCACCTCGCTGGAAAACGGCGAGATGGAATGGCTCGAACTGGAAGAAAAGCGCGCCGCCCTGGGGCAAGCGTCATGACACGTATGACATAAGCCCAAACTTAGGGTTTACAGGATCAGTCCTTTTTGCAAACCATAAAGGCAATTCAAAGAGGATGCCGTATGCTCAAGCGCAAAAACCTGATTATCACCCGCGCAGGCGGTAAGGCCCTTTAACGTAACTGGTTAAAAGGCGCGGAGCGCAATTTTGACCTGCTGGTGGTAGCCTACAACGAGGCAGGCCTTGAGAATCCGGTAGAGGGCGTATCTTACGACTACGAGCCCATGCCCAAGGTCAGGGGCTGGCGCCAAACCTTCGCCAAGATGCCCGAGTTGCTCGACCAATACGACTACATCGCCATGATCGACGATGACATCGATACCGACGCCGCCGCCCTGAATTTTTGCTTTGATGAAGGCCTGCGGCTCGATCTTCTGATGTGGCAGCCGTCGCTGACCCCTGGAACAGCTACGCTACCTTCGCAGGCCTGCTGCATAACCCGCTGTGCGCTGTGCGGTATATCAATGGCATCGAGATGATGTGCCCCTTCTTTCAGAGCGCCTACCTCAAACGCCTGATCCCGCTGTTTGCCATCGATTGTGAAGTCGGCATTGATCTGGACTGGTGCAGCCTGACCGACGCACCGACGCGACGCTTCGCCGTTCTGGAAAGCATCAAGGTGCAGTACATGCGGGCCATCGGCACGCAAAAAGCGTTGAATGGCTTCGCCAACAAAACCTATGAAGACGATATCGAGACCTGCCTCAAGGCCTTTTCGATGCAATGGCCGTCATTCGTCAACGATCAGGCGGTGCTGACCTCCGGCCGCCCTCTCAAGCGGCAGGTCTGGGTGACGCTCAGCGCTCTTGTCTTGCTGGCGGCGCCTTTTTTTGCACCGCGTGGCGAATTCCTGAAGCATGTGCGCATTGTGCTGATTCACCTGAAGCATCAAGCATTGCGCCCCCCCCCAATTACGGCGATGCCAATCTCATCACCACGCAACTGGAGGCACTGACAGGCCAAATGACTGCCCCAGTGACCAACCCTGGCCATATTGTCCCAAAGGACCTTGAAAGCGCGGTATGAAAACCCCGCGCGATTCATAGCCGTATTGCGCGATAAAGGCGAATTTTACGGCCTTATTAGGCCTTAATTAAACTCAATGGCTTAGGTTTAAGGTGTTGCAACCTCTCCATGCCGACCGGAAGTTTATTCGCACGCCATGACCCAGCCTGCCCGCCGCGCCGCTTCTTCGCTGATCAGCGCTATCACCGTAACGATGATCGCGCTGCCGTACGCCGGCCTCGCCCATGCGTCCGGCACCTATCTCAACTGGCAGAGCAAGGCAGCGAACGCCCCGACTCAGATAGCTTCCGCCAATGTGGTCAACACCAGCAATGGCCCCTACCCGGTGCCGCCCTCGCCCTATGGTCAGGTCGGTGACCCTTACGCCCGCGCCCTGCGCTGGCCTGCCAAGGCACCTGAGCCCGCACCCCAGAATCAGCCTCAGGAAACACAGGCTCCCCAACCGCAAGCAGCGCAACACACCTTCGTGGCCGTGCCGAAAGCGCCAGTCCGCGCGCCACAGGCCGCCTCGATCTCCACGCCGGTCCCTTTGAGCGCGCCGCGCCCGGTCGAAATCGTGCCCGTGCCACCGGTCGAGCGCGAAGACCCGGGCCTCGCCGACGATCCCGGTATGGCCGATGATGCCCCCTATATCGCGCCGGCTCCAGTGGTCGCGGCCCCTCAGCCGAAGCCCGCCACGTCACATGCAGAGCAGATGGCCGCCTCAAAGCCTATTCCAGGGCCTATTCCGGCGCCTAAACCTGCCCCGGCGGCGCCGGTTGCAGCTAAACAGCCAGATGCCGGCTATCAGGTGCCAGCCACCAGCAAATATGCCGCGCGCATTGAATCGGCGCGTGCCGCCCAGGCCCAAACGAACCCGACGGTAGCGACCGTCGCTAAACCCTACGACAAGAAGCCGGGTGACAAGATCTCCAACGAAAAGGCGCCGGAAAAGACTGCCGCAAAGCCCGCCGTCGCCACCGCGCCGGAACCGAGCGTTTCGATGGCCGTGCGGGAAACCGACCACGTCTTTATCCCCGGCGAACAATATACCAGCGCAGCCGACGAACCCCGCTATTACAGCCTGCACCGCCAGTATGGCCTGCGGCCCGATCCGATCCCAGCCACGCACGAAGCGAGCGGCGCCCTGCCGGGCGGCACGATCGATACGGTCGAAGCCGGTGAAGAAGGCGGCGATCCGAACAACGACACTGACAACACCTCTGGCAAGACCGCCAACTTAGATAAAAAATCCGCCTCGCACTGATACAGCCGAAAATGCCCTGCCAGAACAGCAGGCGCCCAACCACCCAGACAAGGTATAAGAATGTCCCGCGTCCCGACTTCCTCCCTGATGGATCTGATCGAGCTTGCCAAGGAGCCCTCCAGCTCCCGCCGCCGCGACCTCCTGCGTCAGGTGACCGGCATCTTCATGAGCCATCCGGAAGAGATCAATGGCACCGAGATGGAACTCTACGACACGGTGATGAGCCAGTTATCGGCCGATATGGAAACCATGGTGCGTGCTGAGATATCGACCACGATCTCTCAGGTCCGCAATGCGCCGATGGGCATGCTGCGCCGCCTGGCGAGCGATGATATCGCCGTCGCCGAGCCGATCCTGACGCGCTCCAAGGCGCTGAGCGAAAACGATCTGATGCACATCGTCCAGACGCAGGGCCAGGACCACCTGCGCGCCGTCTCGAAGCGCGAGGAAGTGTCCGAAAGCGTATCCGGCGTTATCGTCACCCGTGGCGACGACGACACCCTGCACAGCCTTCTGAGCAATGACGGTGCCCGCCTGTCGCGCGCCTCCAACGAAGAAGCCATCCAGCGCGCCCAGGCCAATCCGGCCCTGCACGAAGTGGTGGTCAACCGCCGCGACATGCCGGTCGATCTGGTCAACGACATGTATTTCGTCGTCGAGGCCCGCCTGCGCGAACGCATCATGCAGGAGAACGACAAGCTCGATCCCTCCATGCTCGAACAGGCTCTGTCGCGCGGCCGCGAAAAGGTGGCCGTAGCCTATGGCAGCTTCCCGGAAGACTACGCCCGCATCACCCAGGAGGTACAGGCCCTTCGCAGCAATTCGCGCCTGACCCCCGCCCTGCTCGCCAGATATATGCGCGATCCCAACCCGACCTATTTCCTCGTCGCCCTGTCGCAGATGGCCGATATCGATTTCCTGACCGCGCGTCATGTCGTCGAGAAGAAGGAAATCGACGCTTTGGCGATTGCCTGCAAGGCCGCCGATCTCGATAAGGCCCTCTTCCTGACCTACGCCATGATCATGCTGGCCGATCAGGATAACGCCATGGGCAAGGCCAGCGAATATGCCAGGCTCTATGCCGAACTGCCTCGCGACACCGCCCTGCGCACCATCCGTTTCTGGCGCATGCGCCGCGCCGAAGGTTATGCCGCTTAATCGTTATTTGCGGAGCAAATTGCGATTAAGCATTCTGCATAAGAGATACGCCGCAACGGCGGCGGCGCGCAGTCGCGCTTGCCAAACGTGAGGCACGATACCTTCACATTTGGAGATTTTGCAGGATACTCTACCCTTTCTTAAACCTCCCCACTCGCTGGGGAGGGGGACCGACGCGCACTTGCGTGTTGGTGGCGGGACTTCCTGCTTAAGCCACCGGCTTCATCAGGTAGTGCCCGACGCCCCATTCACGGCCGCCGTCATGGCCCCACAGGCCGGCGGTGGCGAGGAAAAACAGGCGCCAGCGCCGGCGCCACAGGTTGGCGTCCTTGCCATAGACCGTTTTCAGGATGGGCCAGATATGCTCAGACTGCGCGTCGAAATTATCGAGCCAGTCCATGGCGGTGCGGCGGTAATTCTCGCCCGACCAGTGCCATTCGGCCTCGACCGTGAACAGGTCGGGGAAGCGGTGCGGCAGGTCACGCGCCGGCATGATGCCGCCGGTGAAGAAGTATTTCCCGATCCAGTCGTCAGCGTTTTCGGCGTGGTTGAAGCGGTAGGAATGGCGGCTGGAGGTGAAGACGTGCAGGAACAGGCTGCCATCGGCTTTCAGCCAGCCGCGGGCGCGGGCCAGCAGTTCTTGCCAGTTCGACATGTGCTCGAACATCTCGACTGAGACGATGCGATCGAAGGTCTGGTCGATGGTGAAATCGTTCATATCGGCGGTGATGACCCGAAGGTTGGGCAGTTTGCGCAAAACGGCCTGACGTTCGATATAGGCGCGCTGGGACTGCGAATTGGACACCGAAACGATGCGCGCGTTCGGATAGGCCTTCGCCATATGCAGCGAAAGGGAGCCCCAGCCGCAGCCGAGCTCCAGGATGGTCTGCCCGTCGCGCAAATCGGCGTTCCGACAGGTTTCCAGCAGGGCCAGGGTTTCAGCCTCGTCGAGCGTAGTGCTGTCATCGGCATAGAGGCAGCACGAGTATTTGCGCTGGTTGCCCAGGATAAGCCCGAAAAACGCGTCGGGGATTTCATAGTGCTGGGCGTTGGCGGCATCGGCATGGACGGCGACCGGATAGGCGTTCATGGCGGCCACGAAGGCCTCTTCCGGCAGGGCGGCTTCGGCGATCTGGCGCTTGCTGCGGCCGACCAGCCAGTCGATGGCGGCCAGGGTCAGGCCATTGGGCAGGGGCGTGCGTTCGGCGAGCGTGGTGGCGAGATTTATAGCTTTTCCTTTTTGGGACGTCCGGGGAAAAAGGCGTTGGTGCGGGCCTGATAGGCGCGGAACTTATCGCCGCGCGTCGCCAGCATGTGTTTTTCGAGCGGTGGTATGCCGGAGACGTGGACGAGCAGAACGTACATCTGGATCGGTGCCAGCAGGGCCAGCCAGCCGAAGGGTTGCGAAAGGGCGATCAGCGCCCAGCCGCACCAGCTAAGCCATTCGAAGAAATAGTTGGGGTGGCGCGAATACTTCCACAGGCCGGTATTGGCGACGGCTCCTTTGTGCGTCTTGCCGAACGTCTTGACCTGCGCATCCGCCACGCCTTCGCCGATCAGGGCGATGACCAGAATGACGACACCGACGATATCAAGCAGGGCCGGAAAGGGCGCAGGGTTGATGGCGGCGTAGCGCACGGCCAGCACCAGCACGAAGGCGGCCAGGGCCTGCGCCTGCAACATCCCGAACAGATAGACCGGCCAGTCCTTCGGATGCTCTTTCTGGATAGCGGCGTAGCGCGGATCGTCGTCGCCCGAATGGGTGCGGTTGGCGATATGCAGGCCAAGCCGCAACGCCCATACGGCGACCAGAACGCCCACCACAAGGCGGCGGGTGTCATTGGCGCCCTCGGCCGGCAGCAGCGTGGCGGCGATGCCACCGGCGCCGACCGCGAAGGTCCACAGGGTATCGATCCAGCCGCTTTTCTTGGTGACGAGCTGCACAGCGGTGGCGGCCATCATGATGAGGCTGATACCGGCGGCGAGACCGAGCAGGACAAGCGTTTTGGTGGTGAGCAGAGGCATGTGGGTTTCCATGTGGCTTATGACGGATACGGCGGCGGGGAGGGGCTGGTTCATGCCGCGGTCAAAAATTTTGCCGTGATCCGGATGCCGTCTTCCGCCGTATGGACTGTCAGGGACAGCGGCAAAACGGAGAGAGATGTGATGATAAAGACCCTCATCGCTGTCGCGGCTAGCATGGCCCTGACAACCGCGACCCTGGCGCCTGCGGCGCACGCCGAGCCTTCGCCCGAAGGCAACTGGTCGCGCGGCGACGGCAAGGCGAAGGTGAAGATCGCGCCGTGCGGTGACGATCTCTGCGCCGTCAACACCTGGATCAAGGCCGGCACCAAGGACGAAAAGACCGGCGACAAGCTGGTCATGACCGTGGCGCACAACGGCGACGGCCACTGGAAGGGCAAGGCCTATGATCCGCAACGCAAGCTGACCTATCGTTTGTCCATGAAGGTGGCCGAAAGTCGCATGACGACGCGCGGCTGCGTGCTGGGCGGTCTGGTGTGCAAGGGCGTTGACTGGACGCGGCTCGACTAGTGTGTGAGCGCCGATCTGATTGGATCAGATCGGCGCTCTCTAAAGCCGGTGCGCTGTGGTGATGGTCACCGGTTTGGCCAGCATCTGGTCCTCCAGACCATCCTCGTCGCGCTTGCGATCAGTGCGGCCGCGCAGGATGCGCCTGACCACGTCCATGCCGCTGACCACATGACCAAAGGCGGCATAGCCTTCGCCATCGGCCGAGCCGCTGCCGCCGGCATCGAGATAGGTCATGTCGCCGACCGAGATGGTGAAATCGATGGTGGCGGTGCCTGGTGCGTAGCGCGACATGGAGATGGTGCCGTCGGTGTGGCTGAGGCCGGTCTGCTGTGTCGATTCATGCGCGATTGGCGGATAGGGCGGCGTGGTGATGGCGGCCTGAATAAAACCGTCCGTCTTGCCGACCTTCAGCGCGCGCCAGAAATGGCCGCCGTCGAGCTTGCCGGTATCGACATAGTGCAGGAAATTGGCGGTGGTGACCGGCGCTTTTTTCGCTTCCAGTTCAAGGACGATCTCGCCTTCACTGCTGACGAGGATGACCTTGACGGTGTCTGGCGGCGGTGCGGCTGCCGGGGTGACCGGCTTTGGCGCAGGCTGGCTGGCCGGTTTGGAGCAGGCGGCGACGATAAGGGCCAGGCCGGTTGTCAGAAATGTGCGTTTGCCCAGCATCGACCGGCTCCCTGAGTGAGCCATGACTATCGAAGATCGTGGGCGGCATGACAAGATGGCAGAAAAGGCAAAAAACATGACAGCGCTGTCATTATTTGTTTGCGTTAGCGCTATCACCCTGCTATAGATTGGCTCTAGGCCTTTTTCGAGGCCTTTGCCCTTCCTGGGCGTTTCCTCCCTGTAAACTTGGCCGCGCCGTTGTGCGCGGCTTTTTTTTGCCCAAAATTACCGTCTGGTTACAGATAGAGCGGCGGCTTGAAGCGATCCCAGTAGCCTTCGCTGGTAAAGCCTTCGGCATCGATGTGGTCTACCGGCACATCCATCACATCCTGTTCGATGATATCATAGCCGGCTGTGCTGATCGCCAGCGCCGTTGCCATGCGTGCATCGATGCTGTCGACACCGGTGTCCTGGTCGCGACGGAAAAATCTGTAAACGGCAATATGGGGCATCAAAACACCAGGGTTCAAAACATAAGTATAGTCTGAATGACCGTAAATACAGGCGAAAGGTGGGGTGCATGACCATGCCGCTTCAAAAAAGCCAAGGCAGGCAATGGCATACGCCCCAGATACGCTTTACGCCGGCCCCTTGCGATCACCGGCATCGGCCGCTGATCTCAGGCGTGGACCCTACACTTACTGTCATGCGCATCGATGCCACTTATTTATACGTCTATAGCCAAAAAAAAGAACACTATTGGCCTGGAGATATAATGTATACATCGCGCGCACTAAGAGTTGCGTGTGAGTTACTAATAGTTGGTAAACGGATTTTAGCCCTGACAAAGTATGCAAATGATACCGTAGGGTGCGCTTTTGCGTTTACTGACAAACTTGCGCAGTAAACGGATGGGTAAGTTAATTGGTGTAAATTGGTGCTTTACTTATGACAACTCGCAGTCGAAAAAAGAGAGGCAAACGATAACATTTACGCCTGTCAGGCGAATTGTCGTTTTCGTGTTATTTTTCTGCGTATTGCGTCCTAGTCTTACCCTTAACGGATAGTCGTTCTCTTTATCACTTCAGATGTTTGCGATAATCGAAACCGTGAACGGCAGGGCACGCCTGCAACCGGGAACCTTTCATGGTGACAGACACAACTGACGGTGAGGCGATTTGGGCCTATGAAGGCGATGATTTCGCCTCATGCCACAAACTGCTCAACAGTCTGTTCGAGTGGCACGCCGCGCCGCTGGCGCCAGAACTGCCTTTCACCTGGAAGCTCAACATCACCATCCTGCGCGGTCCTGAGAGTTCGCAAGGTCGAATGCTGGTCGGTCACTTCACGGTCAACGCTGCTTTTCGTCAGACGCCGGCAGCGGAGAGTGCTGACTTTGTTGTTCATATCCCAACGCATGGCCATATCGAGATGAGCTATCCTGGCATGAATGTCAGGGCTGGTGAAGGCCAGGCGGCAATCTACCAGCCTCTGGCGGCTTCGAGCCTCAGTTTTTTCCCAGCGAAAGCCGTGTATGAGGGCTGCTTCGTCAAGATGAGCTTTGTCTATGCCCAGCAGTTCCTGTCGGAGACACTGCATCACCCGATCGAGCGTAATCTTAATCTCACGCCGCTCATCGACATGGCCGATGAGCGCCATCAGTTCTTCTGCGGCATCATCACCAGCCTGCGCAGCCGGACCTTTTCGGTATTGAGCCAGACCCTGTCGGCCTCGCTGCAAAAGCGCATCATCGAGACCTTTACGCAGCTGCTTCTGGAAACGGTCCCGCATCGTTACAGTCAGCGCCTGCAATCGCAGCAGGCCATGCCGCTGCCGAACCATATCCGGTTGGCGCAGAAGTATCTGGAGCGGCATGTTCTGGAGACGCCGTCGATAGCCGATGTGGCGCGTGTCGCTAATGTCAGCGTGCGCACGCTGGAGGTCAATTTCCGCACCTATCTCGATATGACGCCGCGCACCTATCTGCGGGTCTTGCGTCTGCGTATGGCACGGCAGGCCCTGTTGTCGGCGCAAGAGACGCGGCCGATCGCCGATATCGCGCGCAGTCTGGGGTTTGCGCATATCAGCCGGTTCTCGAAATATTACGCCGATCTGTTTGGCGAAACGCCGTCGGACACGCGCAGGCATGCGTTTGTTTAGGAGCAACTCGGCACGTCATAAAAAGCAAGAAGCCCCATCACCCTTTCGCCTTCGGGTCATGCCAAAAAAAATCCAAGAGGATTTCAGGGAAGTATGAATTTTCTTCTCATACCGCCTCGCTTGCAAGGGAAGTGATGGGGGTTGTTACTTGCCTAATTCATGCTCTCCACCTTGGCCGCAAACACCGACTTCGGAATATGCGTGATCCGACACGCCAGATCTGCCTCACCCGACGCCACGATATAGTGGTCACCACCATCAACGATGCCAGTGGTAAACACCACATCGCGCAGATACATCTGGTGCTCAATCGGCCGGGTGAGTTCCGGGCTGGCTTCGATCAGCGGCGCATGATCCGTGCGCACCAGGCAGGCAGGGTCGTCCTTATCGAGCAACGACCAGTAGGTGCGATAGATACCGACCAGTTCCTTAGGTTCGACGCCATGCCACAGACTAAGCCAGCCCTCCGGCGTCAGGATCGGCGGTGTGCCTCCGCCCATACGCGCCGTGGCCACCGTGGCCGAATGCGGCCGTATCCCCGGCTTGCGGTGCGGCTTCCAGTAAAGCCCGTCCTTCGAGGTCGCCAGATTGATCGAAGGGCCGGCGCGCCATTCGCTGCCCGGCGGATAGGCGAAATAGACATCCCCCAGCGGCCGCGTCTGGGCCCAGTACTCACCCCCGACCTTGCCCTCGAAAATCAGCATGTCCTTGTTCTGGTGATCGAGCACAATGTCCTCAAACGTCCAGTCAAGCCCATTGGGCGAACTGTACAGCGTGGTCGAATGGCGCTCCGGACTGACCGAACAACTGGTCATCAGGAAGCGCCCCTCAACCCGGCTGATGCGCGGGTCTTCGATACCGTAGCATTGCAGGCTGTCCTGCGGCGCCACGGCCTTGTCGTAGTGCATGGCCACGACCTCAAGCCCGTCGGGGGTCAGCTCCACCGGCAGCAGCCACGACAGCGAGGTCAGGGCGATGATCTTCCAGCCGCCGCCGCGCAGTTTGAAGACGCGCGGATCGGCGCTATCGACCAGATCGAGCGGCCAGGCATCGAGCACATAACGCCCGTCATCCCAGCGGATCGCATGGACATGGCCATCGAAGATCGGGTTTTTCAGCGCCTCGGCGATCCGCACCAGCAACAACAGATTGCCGTTATCGAGGCGGGTCAGACCGGGATTGAAGGCGCCCAGCACATAGGTCTCCCCAAGGACGCTTTTTGGCAAATGCCCGGTCAGCGGCGAACGCGACAGATCTATATCGTCAGGCGTCACGATCAGGCGGTCCATGGCATAGGTCATAACTGTATCCCTTGATGGCGCGCCTAAAATCCACGCATCGCCATTAAGAAACAATACCGTATCAGCCCTGATCCCTCACGCGCTCCAACTGGCTTTGCGCGGCTTTCGCAAGGCTTTTCAGCTTATGCTCGTCGAAGATTTCGAGCGCCGCTTCCAGCGCATAGGCGGCCTCGGTGCGCTCCATCATAAAGCCGGTGCTGTCGCCGCGCGAGATATAGAGACGCGCCAGATTGGTTTGCAGAATGGCCCAGCCGATCGGATCGGCGTCCGGCTTGATAGCGCGCAGTTCGGCCTTGAAACCGGCCTCGGCCTTGTCGAGCGCCTTCAGGTCGCCCTTCAGTTCGGCGTGTTTCACCATGCAGATGGCGCGGTTGTTGATGAGCTGACCTCGCAGGCTCAGGCCCTTTTGCAACGGCCGTTTCAGCGCCATGCCATAAACCTGCATCGCCTTTTCGTGCAGATCGTCATTAACAATCAACTCCGAAAGCGCCTGCAGACCGAGTGCCAGCGCCTGTTTATGCGCCACCCAATCGAGCGGCGAATGTTCGAAATCGACCGGCTCGTCTTCGGTGCTGAGCAGGGCGATGCCCTCGCTGATCACGTCCGGACGGCCTTCGATCTCGCCTTTCCAGATGTAGGCCATGGCCAGCCGCAGCACGACGCGCGAATAGGTCACCGGCTCATAGGCCGGATCGAGGCGCGATTGCAGGGCTTCAAAATCCTTGATCACGGCCAGCATGAGCGAGGAATCGCAGCGATCGAGCCCGACCATCATCAGCAGGTCGCCGCGCTCGAAACGGGCTTGCGCCGCATCAATCTTGTCGCAGGTGGCGTGGCTGTGCTGCACGCGCTTGTCGGCGCGCTCAACGGCGCGGTCGATATGCGACATGGCCAGCAGGGCCAGTTCCAGGTCTTCGCCGACGCCCTGCTTGACCGCCAGACGCGCCGCCAGTTGCGCTTCCACGCGGTTGAAACGGGCACGGACCGCCTCGTCATCCTGGATGGCGGCGCGGCCACCGGCCAGCAGGTCTTCGGCTGAGCTTAACAGTTCGTGGGTCTCGAAAAGATCGGCCGACAGGATGCAGGTCTGGGCCTGTTCGAGCGCAGCTATTGCGGCCTGGGCGGCGTTTTTGGCTTCCTTGCCGGCGTTTTCGGCGGCGGCGGCGGCGCGGCGCAGCGCCACCGGATCACCGGTGCGGCGGCCATATTCGCGCCAGATCTGCGCGGCTTCGAGATAGGGGGCGAAGCGATCCTTGGTCGAGACGCGGCCGCCTTCGATATCGAGCTGGCGGCCTTGCGTGATCAGCAATTGCAGGTTCAGCAGCTCATAGAGGCTGGAGTCGGAGTCCATCCGGCCCGAATTACGAAATATGCGCCTCAGTTCACGGCCGAATTCAAACATCGCTTGTCCATCGCCCTTCCGGTCGGGAAACGTATCAGGACGATACGCTCTGCCGGGAGATGGAAGGACAAATGCAAGGGAGGTGCCGGAGTTAGGCGGCCAGCGATCTTCTACACAGGTGAGCGTGGTCTCCCTCCTCCCTAGCGAAGCTGGGGAGGTGGCATCAAGCAAAGCGAGATGACGGAGGGGCGTTTCTCCGTCAACCCAGGACAATCAGGCGTTTGCCTTGATCATTCAGGCCTTGCCAAGAATCTTGGCTTTCATTTCCTGGAACTCAGAGTCGCTGATTGCGTCCATATCCAGTAACTGTTTCGCCTTCTCGATTTCGCCAAAAATACGGTTGCTATCGCTAAGAGGTGCGGCGGCTGCCGCTTCATTGCCTTGCCCTGTGTTAACGACAACCCCGCCGGCCCTTGCACGTTGCTCTTCCATAGCGCGAACGCGGCGCTTTTCTTCCCATGCCTGTTCTTCAAATTGCGCCTTGGAATACATCGCGGAAGCGATATCCCCCTTGATACCGTTCACTTCTAAAAGCGGGATACTCGGATTCTTAAAGGTCAAATTTGACCCACACAAATCGGACAGTACGTTTTCTTCAATTTGTACGTCTCTCAGGTCTTTCCACTGAATATCCTGCATTTTGAAGCCGCCAAGCAAGCCACGGCTGATCTTGATAATTCGGCTGTTGGTGATGGCCACAAATGCGCGACGATTGAAAAGTGCGAAGACCCTATATTGCACGGCTTGTGCAACAACTGTTTCGCCTGACATCAAAGTTGAGCTGATCTTCTTATCGAGTTGCGCGGCGCGAGAATCGCCACCGATGTATATGCACGCTAACCAAATTGCTAAGACTGGTATTCCAAACATCGTGAAAACCAGAAAGCCAGCCACAATCAAAAACGCTAGGAGCACGTCCGAGTAATCAGCCTTTTTGAGGTTTTTGGTCGACAGTTGTGTGTCTTGGTGATTCACTCATTTCCTATGAGCACCAAGACATTCCGGCCCTGGCTAGTTGACCAACTTCAGCTTCTTCCACCTTCTGTGGACGAATTCGTTCCCGCAGGTCACCTGTCTCACTTTATCCGAGACATGGTCAGGTAAGATCTTGATTTGTCTTCTATTTTGGATGTTTACAGCGAGGATCGTGGTTATCCGCCTTATGATCCTCGCATGATGACGGCCCTGCTACTTTATGGTTATAGCCGGGGTATTTATTCGTCTCGTCGCCTGGCAAGGTCGTGTGATGAGCGGTTAGATTTTATGGCGGTTACTGCGATGAACCGTCCTGACCATCGGACGATCTCCGATTTTCGCAAACGTCACTTGAGCGCGTTGTCCGGCCTATTTCTGCAGGTGTTGACGC
The window above is part of the Asticcacaulis sp. MM231 genome. Proteins encoded here:
- a CDS encoding DUF2336 domain-containing protein; the encoded protein is MSRVPTSSLMDLIELAKEPSSSRRRDLLRQVTGIFMSHPEEINGTEMELYDTVMSQLSADMETMVRAEISTTISQVRNAPMGMLRRLASDDIAVAEPILTRSKALSENDLMHIVQTQGQDHLRAVSKREEVSESVSGVIVTRGDDDTLHSLLSNDGARLSRASNEEAIQRAQANPALHEVVVNRRDMPVDLVNDMYFVVEARLRERIMQENDKLDPSMLEQALSRGREKVAVAYGSFPEDYARITQEVQALRSNSRLTPALLARYMRDPNPTYFLVALSQMADIDFLTARHVVEKKEIDALAIACKAADLDKALFLTYAMIMLADQDNAMGKASEYARLYAELPRDTALRTIRFWRMRRAEGYAA
- a CDS encoding cyclopropane-fatty-acyl-phospholipid synthase family protein; translation: MNLATTLAERTPLPNGLTLAAIDWLVGRSKRQIAEAALPEEAFVAAMNAYPVAVHADAANAQHYEIPDAFFGLILGNQRKYSCCLYADDSTTLDEAETLALLETCRNADLRDGQTILELGCGWGSLSLHMAKAYPNARIVSVSNSQSQRAYIERQAVLRKLPNLRVITADMNDFTIDQTFDRIVSVEMFEHMSNWQELLARARGWLKADGSLFLHVFTSSRHSYRFNHAENADDWIGKYFFTGGIMPARDLPHRFPDLFTVEAEWHWSGENYRRTAMDWLDNFDAQSEHIWPILKTVYGKDANLWRRRWRLFFLATAGLWGHDGGREWGVGHYLMKPVA
- a CDS encoding DUF1295 domain-containing protein; this encodes MNQPLPAAVSVISHMETHMPLLTTKTLVLLGLAAGISLIMMAATAVQLVTKKSGWIDTLWTFAVGAGGIAATLLPAEGANDTRRLVVGVLVAVWALRLGLHIANRTHSGDDDPRYAAIQKEHPKDWPVYLFGMLQAQALAAFVLVLAVRYAAINPAPFPALLDIVGVVILVIALIGEGVADAQVKTFGKTHKGAVANTGLWKYSRHPNYFFEWLSWCGWALIALSQPFGWLALLAPIQMYVLLVHVSGIPPLEKHMLATRGDKFRAYQARTNAFFPGRPKKEKL
- a CDS encoding DUF2147 domain-containing protein; protein product: MIKTLIAVAASMALTTATLAPAAHAEPSPEGNWSRGDGKAKVKIAPCGDDLCAVNTWIKAGTKDEKTGDKLVMTVAHNGDGHWKGKAYDPQRKLTYRLSMKVAESRMTTRGCVLGGLVCKGVDWTRLD
- a CDS encoding peptidylprolyl isomerase, which produces MLGKRTFLTTGLALIVAACSKPASQPAPKPVTPAAAPPPDTVKVILVSSEGEIVLELEAKKAPVTTANFLHYVDTGKLDGGHFWRALKVGKTDGFIQAAITTPPYPPIAHESTQQTGLSHTDGTISMSRYAPGTATIDFTISVGDMTYLDAGGSGSADGEGYAAFGHVVSGMDVVRRILRGRTDRKRDEDGLEDQMLAKPVTITTAHRL
- a CDS encoding helix-turn-helix transcriptional regulator — encoded protein: MVTDTTDGEAIWAYEGDDFASCHKLLNSLFEWHAAPLAPELPFTWKLNITILRGPESSQGRMLVGHFTVNAAFRQTPAAESADFVVHIPTHGHIEMSYPGMNVRAGEGQAAIYQPLAASSLSFFPAKAVYEGCFVKMSFVYAQQFLSETLHHPIERNLNLTPLIDMADERHQFFCGIITSLRSRTFSVLSQTLSASLQKRIIETFTQLLLETVPHRYSQRLQSQQAMPLPNHIRLAQKYLERHVLETPSIADVARVANVSVRTLEVNFRTYLDMTPRTYLRVLRLRMARQALLSAQETRPIADIARSLGFAHISRFSKYYADLFGETPSDTRRHAFV
- a CDS encoding glycosidase, with the translated sequence MTYAMDRLIVTPDDIDLSRSPLTGHLPKSVLGETYVLGAFNPGLTRLDNGNLLLLVRIAEALKNPIFDGHVHAIRWDDGRYVLDAWPLDLVDSADPRVFKLRGGGWKIIALTSLSWLLPVELTPDGLEVVAMHYDKAVAPQDSLQCYGIEDPRISRVEGRFLMTSCSVSPERHSTTLYSSPNGLDWTFEDIVLDHQNKDMLIFEGKVGGEYWAQTRPLGDVYFAYPPGSEWRAGPSINLATSKDGLYWKPHRKPGIRPHSATVATARMGGGTPPILTPEGWLSLWHGVEPKELVGIYRTYWSLLDKDDPACLVRTDHAPLIEASPELTRPIEHQMYLRDVVFTTGIVDGGDHYIVASGEADLACRITHIPKSVFAAKVESMN
- a CDS encoding SHOCT domain-containing protein, with the translated sequence MNHQDTQLSTKNLKKADYSDVLLAFLIVAGFLVFTMFGIPVLAIWLACIYIGGDSRAAQLDKKISSTLMSGETVVAQAVQYRVFALFNRRAFVAITNSRIIKISRGLLGGFKMQDIQWKDLRDVQIEENVLSDLCGSNLTFKNPSIPLLEVNGIKGDIASAMYSKAQFEEQAWEEKRRVRAMEEQRARAGGVVVNTGQGNEAAAAAPLSDSNRIFGEIEKAKQLLDMDAISDSEFQEMKAKILGKA